The genomic segment TATTGAAGCGGAACGGGTTCGGAGAATTTTTCCATCTCCGCATGTCCCCAGGCCACCGCCTCTTCCACGGTCATTGCGCCGGTCACCACCCGGTGCACGACGTCAGCCAGGATGTCCGCGCCGGTGATGTCTCCAATGCCCAGATTGACCCATCTTCCGTATTCGAACCCATACAGGTTCGCGTAATCGGCGAGGGCTTCGAAGGCCACCCGGTGAATGTTCTCAAAGCGGGAAACAATCGGGTCGTTCCAGTAATCATCCGCCTGTGACGCCGCCACGGTCGTCGGGAAGAACCCGCCGGGCTCCTGAACGGCGGTGAGTATGGCATTGATTTCCGGACGCATCATGAACCGGATAAAATCCTTGACCGCTGCCACACGCTCGGGGTGTTCAAAGGTCGACTTATAAATATGGACTTCGTTGGGATAGGTGATGGTGCCGCGGCGGCCGTTATAAAACGGGATGTGCGCGGCGGCGTAATCGTCGGAATCGAATTCCTCGTGAAATCGTTTCTGGACACTGGGAAAATAGGGAGACATGGCCAAAGTGCCAGCTGCGATGTTCAACTCGATTTCACCCCAGGACCAGGCTTCCGCGCCGGGGGGGTTGAATTCGAAAAAGTCTTTGTAGAGCTCGATCGCTTCGATGGTTTGGGGGCTGTTGAAAATCACGTTCCCCTGTTCATCGAAAAATCTCGCCCCAACGGTATTCAAGAAGATATAAGCCTGCTCGGTGGTCATCAGGTTCTTCGCCCCGCCGATACCGATACCATAAACTTCCTCACCGGAGACTTCGGTGATTTTCCGAGCATAATCGAGGGCCTCCTCCCAGGTCCGCGGAGGCTCGGTGGTGCCTACAAATTCCTCGAGAAAACTCGGCCGGTAGGTCCACAGCATAACCATGGTGAAGATCGGCAGTCCCCAGTACTCACCGTCGTGGTAGTACATATCCCGCTGGGCGGGGAACAGTTGATAGGCTTCATCGATTTCTTTGACCAGGTCGGTGATCGGTTCCACCACTCCGGCCCGGTAGACGGTCATCATCAAATCGGGAATCGAGAACTGAAAATCGGGCAACGTCCCGGCCTCGATCGCCGAAAGGGTCTTGATCCAGGCGTCCCCCCACATCACCACTTCCTGAGTGACCTGTACGCCGGGATTCTCGGCTTCAAACAGATCAATCACCCTTTGAAAGGCCGCCACCCGGTGCGCCGGAGCCTCGTGATGCCAGAAAGTGATTTCGACGGGTTCCTGCGCCTGAACCAGACCAACACTCATCAGCAACAACACCGTAACGCCAACCAACCAGACACTGATTTTCTTCATGATCAACCTCCCCCTATAAATGGATGGTAGAAGGGCATACTTTATTCCTTCTCCAATCTTCAAACTTCTAACTACTGAATTCTAAATTCTGCTTCATCACCTCCCGGTGTCACCTGGAATTCCGCTTCCTCTTTTACCGTTTACTACCCGTTTCTCCCTACCCCTGAGCCTGCTTATCCTGTATAGACAGGTTACAAGAAGTAATGATGGGTGTCAAGCCCAGTCAGGTGACTTCTTTTGTTTCAGGTGGTTTTACTCGGGGATCCGAGCGGCGAACCCAGACTGGCTTGGCCATTGAAAAAGCCTTTTTCCCGGCTGGTGATCCCGGGGGTGATCCGGTTCAGGTTCGGTTTCACGAGGTCGATCATGAAGGTGTAGCGATCGGAACGGTAAAGGAAGGTCACGTATTCGATGGGTAGATCCGTCTCGTCATAGGTCACCCTTTCGCACAAAAGCCCCGGGAAACCGGACGGCACGTTGAGCGCTTCCTCTTCCTCGCGAGAGAGGGCGACCGCGGAGAGAGTTTGTCTGGCCCAGGCCACCGGACGCGCGATGAAGGCGTTGAGAATCTCACAAAGATCCTGATTTTCGATCTCCCGGTTGGTCACCTTCAGGAACTGGTGGAAGAGCTTGAGGGGCAAAAAGACCTCCTGGATACAGATCGGCTCCTGATCGGCGAACAGGAGCCGCTTGAGGCGGATGATCTTTTCGTCCCGCCCCAGGTTGAGGATCTCGGAGATTTTAGCACAAGGCTCTTCCACTTCCCGCTCGTAGATATAACAGCCGGGCTTCATCCCCCGGGAAAACATATCTTCGGTGAAGGTCACCAGATAGGCCAGCTTTTCCACGATTTTCGGCCGGGAGACGAAGGTGCCCTTGCCGGGAACCCGGTAGAGGTATCCCTCCTTGGCCAGGTCGTCGATCACCTTACGGACGGTCATCCGGCTGATCGCAAACTTACGGCAGAGTTCCGCTTCCGAGAAAAGCCGTTCCCCGGCCCTGATCTTCCCGCCTTCCACCATCTCCAGGAGGATTTTCCGCAATTGGACATGAATAGGAACCGAAGAAGATTTTTCAATGACCTGCACGCGTTCTCAACTCCTGGTCTCATGCTTCTACGAACCCCGGGTTGCCCCGGAGGACCGGTGGTGGCGCACACTGCTTTCTCTCTACCGGTACATACCGGAGGAACACGGTCTCCATGGGCATGTTACCCGGAAACCGTCGTGAAGTCAAATGCAGAGCTTCAGCAAGTCCAATCATCTGCCCGAACTAAAGCGCCTCAAAACTATTTCCCCCGTTTATCGTATACACAGGGGAAGAGAAAACGCTCAGAATTTGGAGGAAGGTACACAATGAAACACCGCCAAAACACAGTCCGGTTGACCGTCTATCTCATACACACGGTCCTGTTTCTGACGCTGGTCGCCGTTTTGGGCGGCTGTATCGACG from the Atribacteraceae bacterium genome contains:
- a CDS encoding GntR family transcriptional regulator encodes the protein MQVIEKSSSVPIHVQLRKILLEMVEGGKIRAGERLFSEAELCRKFAISRMTVRKVIDDLAKEGYLYRVPGKGTFVSRPKIVEKLAYLVTFTEDMFSRGMKPGCYIYEREVEEPCAKISEILNLGRDEKIIRLKRLLFADQEPICIQEVFLPLKLFHQFLKVTNREIENQDLCEILNAFIARPVAWARQTLSAVALSREEEEALNVPSGFPGLLCERVTYDETDLPIEYVTFLYRSDRYTFMIDLVKPNLNRITPGITSREKGFFNGQASLGSPLGSPSKTT
- a CDS encoding sugar ABC transporter substrate-binding protein translates to MKKISVWLVGVTVLLLMSVGLVQAQEPVEITFWHHEAPAHRVAAFQRVIDLFEAENPGVQVTQEVVMWGDAWIKTLSAIEAGTLPDFQFSIPDLMMTVYRAGVVEPITDLVKEIDEAYQLFPAQRDMYYHDGEYWGLPIFTMVMLWTYRPSFLEEFVGTTEPPRTWEEALDYARKITEVSGEEVYGIGIGGAKNLMTTEQAYIFLNTVGARFFDEQGNVIFNSPQTIEAIELYKDFFEFNPPGAEAWSWGEIELNIAAGTLAMSPYFPSVQKRFHEEFDSDDYAAAHIPFYNGRRGTITYPNEVHIYKSTFEHPERVAAVKDFIRFMMRPEINAILTAVQEPGGFFPTTVAASQADDYWNDPIVSRFENIHRVAFEALADYANLYGFEYGRWVNLGIGDITGADILADVVHRVVTGAMTVEEAVAWGHAEMEKFSEPVPLQ